A stretch of the Streptococcus suis genome encodes the following:
- a CDS encoding 50S ribosomal protein L16, with protein MLVPKRVKHRREFRGKMRGEAKGGKQVDFGQYGLQATTSSWITNRQIEAARIALTRYMKRGGKVWIKIFPHKSYTAKAIGVRMGSGKGAPEGWVAPVKRGKVMFEVAGVSEEVAREAFRLAGHKLPVKVKFVKREAE; from the coding sequence ATGTTAGTACCTAAACGTGTAAAACACCGTCGTGAATTCCGTGGAAAAATGCGCGGTGAAGCTAAAGGTGGAAAACAAGTAGACTTTGGTCAATACGGTCTTCAAGCAACTACTAGCTCATGGATTACAAACCGCCAAATCGAAGCTGCCCGTATCGCTCTGACGCGTTACATGAAACGTGGTGGTAAAGTTTGGATTAAAATCTTCCCACACAAATCATACACTGCTAAAGCTATCGGTGTACGTATGGGTTCTGGTAAAGGTGCTCCTGAAGGTTGGGTAGCTCCAGTTAAACGCGGTAAGGTTATGTTTGAAGTTGCTGGCGTTTCTGAAGAAGTTGCACGCGAAGCATTCCGCCTTGCTGGTCACAAATTGCCAGTTAAAGTTAAATTCGTAAAACGTGAAGCAGAATAA
- a CDS encoding 30S ribosomal protein S3, with product MGQKVHPIGMRVGIIRDWDAKWYAEKEYADYLHEDLAIRNFIKKELADASTSTIEIERAVNKVIVSIHTAKPGMVIGKAGSNVDALRAQLNKLTGKQVHINIIEIKQPDLDAHLVGESIARQLEQRVAFRRAQKQAIQRTMRAGAKGIKTQVSGRLNGADIARAEGYSEGTVPLHTLRADIDYAWEEALTTYGKLGVKVWIYRGEVLPARKNTKGGK from the coding sequence GTGGGTCAAAAAGTACATCCAATTGGTATGCGTGTTGGCATCATCCGTGATTGGGATGCTAAATGGTATGCTGAAAAAGAATACGCGGATTACCTTCATGAAGATCTTGCAATCCGCAACTTTATCAAAAAAGAATTGGCTGATGCGTCAACGTCAACAATTGAAATCGAACGTGCTGTAAACAAAGTAATCGTTTCTATCCACACTGCAAAACCAGGTATGGTTATCGGTAAAGCTGGTAGCAACGTTGATGCGCTTCGTGCTCAATTGAACAAATTGACTGGTAAACAAGTACACATCAACATCATCGAAATCAAACAGCCTGATTTGGATGCACACCTTGTTGGTGAGTCAATTGCTCGTCAATTGGAACAACGTGTGGCTTTCCGCCGTGCTCAAAAACAAGCTATCCAACGCACAATGCGCGCTGGTGCAAAAGGTATCAAAACACAAGTTTCTGGTCGTTTGAACGGTGCTGATATTGCCCGTGCAGAAGGCTATTCAGAAGGAACAGTTCCTCTTCATACACTTCGTGCGGATATCGACTATGCTTGGGAAGAAGCTTTGACAACTTACGGTAAACTAGGTGTTAAAGTTTGGATTTACCGTGGAGAAGTTCTTCCAGCTCGTAAAAACACTAAAGGAGGTAAATAA
- a CDS encoding 30S ribosomal protein S19 gives MGRSLKKGPFVDEHLMKKVEAQANDEKKKVIKTWSRRSTIFPSFIGYTIAVYDGRKHVPVYIQEDMVGHKLGEFAPTRTYKGHAADDKKTRRK, from the coding sequence ATGGGACGTAGTCTTAAAAAAGGACCTTTCGTCGATGAGCATTTGATGAAAAAAGTTGAAGCTCAAGCAAATGACGAAAAGAAAAAAGTAATTAAAACTTGGTCACGTCGTTCAACGATTTTCCCAAGTTTCATCGGTTATACAATTGCAGTTTACGATGGTCGTAAACACGTACCTGTATACATTCAAGAAGACATGGTAGGTCACAAACTTGGTGAATTCGCACCAACTCGTACTTACAAAGGTCATGCTGCTGACGACAAGAAAACTCGTCGTAAATAA
- a CDS encoding 50S ribosomal protein L4, protein MANVTLFDQTGKQAGEVVLNDAIFGIEPNQAVVFDVIISQRASLRQGTHAVKNRSAVSGGGRKPWRQKGTGRARQGSIRSPQWRGGGVVFGPTPRSYAYKLPQKVRRLALKSVYSQKVAENKFVAVNSLEFTAPKTAEFAKVLAALSIDSKVLVIFEEGNEFAALSARNIPGVKVATATTASVLDIANADKLLVTQAAISKIEEVLA, encoded by the coding sequence ATGGCAAACGTAACATTATTTGACCAAACTGGTAAACAAGCTGGTGAAGTAGTTCTTAACGATGCAATCTTTGGTATCGAGCCAAACCAAGCAGTTGTATTTGATGTGATCATCAGCCAACGTGCTAGCCTTCGTCAAGGTACTCACGCAGTTAAAAACCGCTCAGCAGTTTCAGGTGGCGGACGCAAACCATGGCGTCAAAAAGGAACTGGACGTGCTCGTCAAGGTTCTATCCGTTCACCACAATGGCGTGGCGGTGGCGTAGTCTTCGGACCAACTCCACGTTCATATGCGTACAAACTTCCACAAAAAGTTCGTCGCTTGGCACTTAAATCTGTTTACTCACAGAAAGTTGCTGAAAACAAATTTGTAGCTGTTAACTCACTTGAATTCACAGCTCCAAAAACTGCTGAATTTGCAAAAGTGCTTGCAGCATTGAGCATTGATTCTAAAGTCCTTGTTATTTTTGAAGAAGGCAACGAATTCGCAGCTCTCTCTGCTCGTAACATCCCAGGAGTGAAAGTTGCAACTGCAACTACTGCAAGCGTACTTGACATCGCAAATGCAGACAAACTTCTTGTAACTCAAGCAGCTATCTCTAAAATTGAGGAGGTTCTTGCATAA
- a CDS encoding 50S ribosomal protein L3 yields MTKGILGKKVGMTQIFTESGEFIPVTVIEATPNVVLQVKTVETDGYAAVQVGFDDKREVLSNKPAKGHVAKANTAPKRFIREFKNIEGLEVGQEITVETFAAGDVVDVTGTSKGKGFQGVIKRHGQSRGPMAHGSRYHRRPGSMGPIPPSRVFKGKNLAGRMGGNRVTIQNLEVVQVVPEKNVILIKGNVPGAKKSLITIKSAVKAGK; encoded by the coding sequence ATGACAAAAGGAATCTTAGGGAAAAAAGTGGGAATGACTCAAATCTTCACTGAATCTGGTGAATTTATCCCTGTTACTGTCATCGAAGCAACTCCAAACGTTGTTCTTCAAGTGAAAACAGTTGAAACTGACGGTTATGCAGCAGTTCAAGTTGGTTTTGATGACAAACGCGAAGTATTGAGCAACAAACCTGCCAAAGGCCATGTAGCTAAAGCTAACACAGCTCCTAAGCGCTTCATTCGTGAATTCAAAAACATTGAAGGCTTGGAAGTTGGACAAGAAATTACAGTTGAAACTTTCGCAGCTGGTGATGTTGTTGATGTAACTGGTACATCTAAAGGTAAAGGTTTCCAAGGTGTTATCAAACGCCATGGTCAATCACGTGGTCCTATGGCTCACGGTTCTCGTTACCACCGTCGTCCAGGTTCTATGGGTCCTATTCCACCTAGCCGTGTATTTAAAGGTAAAAATCTTGCAGGTCGCATGGGTGGCAACCGTGTAACAATCCAAAACCTTGAAGTTGTACAAGTTGTTCCGGAAAAGAACGTTATCCTTATCAAAGGTAACGTACCAGGTGCTAAGAAATCTCTTATCACTATCAAATCAGCAGTTAAAGCTGGTAAATAA
- a CDS encoding 30S ribosomal protein S10: MANKKIRIRLKAYEHRTLDTAAAKIVETATRTGAQVAGPVPLPTERSLYTIIRATHKYKDSREQFEMRTHKRLVDIINPTQKTVDALMKLDLPSGVNVEIKL; encoded by the coding sequence ATGGCAAACAAAAAAATCCGCATCCGCTTGAAAGCGTACGAACACCGTACACTTGATACAGCAGCTGCAAAAATCGTTGAAACTGCAACACGTACAGGTGCTCAAGTAGCAGGTCCAGTTCCGCTTCCAACAGAACGTAGCCTCTACACAATCATCCGTGCGACTCACAAGTATAAAGACTCTCGTGAGCAGTTCGAAATGCGTACACACAAACGTTTGGTAGATATCATTAACCCAACTCAAAAAACAGTTGATGCGTTGATGAAATTGGATCTTCCAAGTGGTGTGAACGTAGAAATTAAATTGTAA
- a CDS encoding 50S ribosomal protein L22: MAEITSAKATARTVRVSPRKSRLVLDNIRGKSVADAIAILKFTPNKAASIIEEVLNSAIANAENNFGLEKANLVVSEAFANEGPTLKRFRPRAKGSASPINKRTAHITVVVAEK, encoded by the coding sequence ATGGCAGAAATCACTTCAGCTAAAGCAACTGCTCGCACAGTACGTGTTTCACCTCGTAAATCACGTCTTGTCTTGGATAACATCCGTGGCAAAAGCGTAGCAGACGCAATCGCAATCTTGAAATTCACACCAAACAAAGCTGCAAGCATTATCGAGGAAGTTTTAAACTCAGCAATCGCTAACGCTGAAAACAACTTTGGTTTGGAAAAAGCTAACTTGGTAGTCAGCGAAGCATTCGCAAACGAAGGACCAACGTTGAAACGTTTCCGTCCACGTGCGAAAGGTTCAGCTTCACCAATCAACAAACGCACAGCTCACATCACTGTAGTTGTGGCAGAGAAATAA
- a CDS encoding 50S ribosomal protein L23 produces the protein MNLYDVIKKPVITESSMGQLEAGKYVFEVDTRAHKLLIKQAVEAAFEGVKVANVNTINVKPKTKRVGRYVGRTNKVKKAIITLTADSKAIELFATADAE, from the coding sequence ATGAATTTGTATGATGTTATCAAAAAACCTGTCATCACAGAAAGCTCAATGGGCCAACTCGAAGCAGGCAAGTATGTATTTGAAGTTGACACTCGTGCACACAAACTCTTGATCAAACAAGCTGTTGAAGCTGCATTTGAAGGTGTTAAAGTTGCAAATGTTAACACAATCAACGTGAAACCTAAAACAAAACGCGTAGGTCGTTATGTAGGTCGCACAAACAAAGTGAAAAAAGCAATCATCACATTGACTGCTGATTCAAAAGCGATCGAATTGTTCGCTACAGCTGACGCTGAATAA
- a CDS encoding 50S ribosomal protein L2: MGIKVYKPTTNGRRNMTSLDFAEITTSTPEKSLLVALKNKAGRNNNGRITVRHQGGGHKRFYRLVDFKRNKDGVEAVVKTIEYDPNRSANIALVHYTDGVKAYIIAPKGLEVGQRIVSGPEADIKVGNALPLANIPVGTVVHNVELKPGRGGELVRAAGASAQVLGQEGKYVLVRLQSGEVRMILGTCRATVGTVGNEQHGLVNLGKAGRSRWKGIRPTVRGSVMNPNDHPHGGGEGKAPVGRKAPSTPWGKPALGLKTRNKKAKSDKLIVRRRNQK; encoded by the coding sequence GTGGGTATTAAAGTTTATAAACCAACGACAAATGGCCGTCGTAACATGACTTCTTTGGACTTCGCTGAAATCACAACAAGCACTCCAGAAAAAAGCTTGCTTGTTGCATTGAAAAACAAAGCTGGTCGTAACAACAATGGTCGCATCACTGTTCGTCATCAAGGTGGCGGTCACAAACGTTTCTACCGTTTGGTAGACTTCAAACGTAACAAAGATGGCGTTGAAGCAGTTGTTAAAACAATTGAATACGATCCAAACCGCTCAGCAAACATCGCTCTTGTACACTACACAGACGGTGTAAAAGCATATATCATCGCTCCTAAAGGTCTTGAAGTTGGTCAACGCATCGTTTCAGGTCCAGAAGCGGATATCAAAGTTGGTAATGCACTTCCACTTGCAAACATCCCAGTCGGTACTGTTGTTCACAACGTCGAGTTGAAACCAGGTCGCGGTGGTGAGTTGGTTCGTGCTGCTGGTGCATCTGCACAGGTTCTTGGTCAAGAAGGTAAATACGTTCTTGTTCGCCTTCAATCAGGTGAAGTTCGTATGATCCTTGGTACTTGCCGTGCTACTGTTGGTACTGTAGGTAACGAACAACATGGCCTAGTAAACCTTGGTAAAGCAGGTCGTAGCCGTTGGAAAGGCATCCGTCCAACAGTTCGCGGTTCTGTAATGAACCCTAACGATCACCCACACGGTGGTGGTGAAGGTAAAGCGCCAGTTGGTCGTAAAGCACCATCTACTCCATGGGGTAAACCAGCTCTTGGTTTGAAAACTCGTAACAAGAAAGCTAAATCAGACAAACTTATCGTTCGTCGTCGCAACCAAAAGTAA